In Alicyclobacillus macrosporangiidus CPP55, a single window of DNA contains:
- a CDS encoding CotH kinase family protein — protein MDIPIRQIEVRPTDLRRLEAHADRAVFVDGVLHRNGRAESVRFGYRGNRTRQSPKKSFEIRRRGGTLHLNAEYDDPTMLRNALSLWFFRQIGVPSPWTQHCRLLMNGQDLGVYLEIEGVDQAFFRRRRLGCRSLFYAVNHDADFSLVTGARAVLKASLFDGYERVLGNREDQKRFERFIFHLNTLRDEALRRHLAERIDTRLYLRWLAGAVCTGNADGLTQNYAVYESTHDGRYRFVPWDYEGTWGRNCFGQLCPVDTVGAFGENVLTTKVLGLPNARRAYRQLIRHLASTVFTEEYLVPVVHDWMRRIGPAVLADSTRRRAADGWASEFTVIYEYIRERRKFLLNAMDEDEGRSGTG, from the coding sequence GTGGACATTCCCATACGACAGATTGAGGTTCGGCCGACGGACCTGAGGCGGCTGGAGGCACACGCCGACCGGGCGGTGTTTGTGGACGGCGTCCTCCACCGCAACGGGCGCGCCGAATCGGTGCGCTTTGGATACCGTGGCAATCGAACGCGTCAGTCACCCAAAAAATCTTTTGAAATTCGGAGGCGTGGCGGAACGTTGCACCTGAACGCGGAATACGACGATCCCACCATGCTCCGCAATGCACTCTCCCTTTGGTTTTTTCGACAAATTGGTGTCCCCAGTCCGTGGACCCAACACTGCCGCCTCCTCATGAACGGGCAGGACCTCGGGGTGTACCTCGAAATTGAGGGGGTGGATCAAGCTTTTTTCCGACGGCGCCGGTTGGGGTGCCGCAGTTTGTTCTACGCGGTCAACCACGACGCCGACTTCAGCCTGGTGACAGGTGCGCGTGCCGTCCTGAAGGCCTCCCTGTTTGATGGGTACGAGCGTGTGCTGGGCAACCGCGAAGACCAGAAACGATTCGAGCGGTTTATCTTCCATTTGAACACCCTGCGGGACGAGGCACTCAGGCGCCACTTGGCGGAACGGATCGACACACGGCTCTATCTGCGGTGGCTCGCCGGAGCGGTCTGCACCGGCAATGCGGATGGTCTCACGCAAAATTACGCGGTGTATGAATCCACCCACGACGGTCGATACCGGTTCGTGCCGTGGGACTATGAGGGGACGTGGGGGCGAAACTGTTTTGGCCAACTGTGTCCGGTGGACACCGTCGGCGCGTTCGGTGAAAACGTGCTCACAACCAAAGTGCTTGGCTTGCCCAATGCCCGTCGTGCCTACCGCCAACTGATTCGGCATCTTGCGTCAACCGTGTTCACAGAAGAATACTTGGTGCCTGTGGTTCATGACTGGATGCGGCGCATCGGGCCGGCCGTGTTGGCGGACAGTACCCGGCGGCGTGCTGCAGATGGGTGGGCCAGCGAGTTCACGGTCATCTACGAGTACATTCGAGAGCGCCGCAAATTTCTATTGAATGCCATGGACGAAGACGAGGGGCGCAGCGGGACGGGGTAG